In Macrobrachium nipponense isolate FS-2020 chromosome 41, ASM1510439v2, whole genome shotgun sequence, the following proteins share a genomic window:
- the LOC135212421 gene encoding uncharacterized protein LOC135212421, with product MSGGISGAQKHIKEKALIAYYVHCYGHKLNLVLTSVAKNVPQASEFFSLLEEVYIFASNAVVHEKFLSIQREMFPEEQIRELQHLSDTRWCCQATSCDKALLRLECIIRLLKETSADDTGARAASARGLLAQMDAEFVCLLQFFFEILRKINKVSQQLQDKQADLGKAAKLISCLREDLADVRNSNLIENYSNRVDDLCKNVTFHQQ from the coding sequence ATGAGTGGAGGAATTAGTGGCGCTCAGAAACACATAAAAGAGAAAGCACTTATTGCTTATTATGTTCATTGTTACGGTCATAAGCTCAATTTGGTTTTGACAAGTGTTGCAAAGAACGTACCACAAGCATCTGAATTTTTCAGTCTTCTTGAAGAAGTCTATATCTTTGCTAGTAATGCAGTGGTTCATGAGAAGTTCCTTTCTATACAGCgtgaaatgtttcctgaagaACAAATTCGAGAACTTCAACATCTCAGTGATACTCGCTGGTGTTGTCAGGCTACCTCCTGTGATAAAGCTTTATTACGTCTGGAATGTATTATAAGACTTTTGAAGGAGACTTCTGCAGATGATACCGGAGCTCGAGCTGCATCTGCTAGAGGTTTACTTGCTCAGATGGAtgcagaatttgtttgtttattgcagtttttctttgaaattctgagaaaaataaataaagtatctcaGCAGCTGCAGGACAAACAGGCAGACCTTGGAAAAGCAGCTAAACTTATTTCTTGTCTTCGTGAAGATTTAGCTGATGTAAGAAACTCCAACTTAATTGAGAATTACTCTAATAGGGTTGACGATCTCTgtaaaaatgtgacatttcaccAACAGTGA